A single Pseudomonas sp. HN11 DNA region contains:
- a CDS encoding LysR family transcriptional regulator, whose translation MKRHFEDLQLGSIELFCLAAEASSFTAAAQVAGVTPAAVSRSISRLEERLGSRLFVRTTRSIRLTDSGRTFFEQCRQALTQLVEAQQEMMGAQAVPSGLLRISIPTTYAHHRLLPLLPKFRALYPQVTVDVHISNRNIDFVAEGYDLAVRVRAQPDSSLIARLLEDAELVVVASPTYLKRAGVPQTLEDLPSHECIQYELPSNGRRISWLFQVDGKAQEYAGEAGYSCSDDVLGGVTLAKHGAGLFQTYKFIVEQELANGSLVQVLQPFGGRSRPFTLLYPHGRYVPHRVRAFVDFLMQCRDEWAVR comes from the coding sequence ATGAAACGCCATTTCGAAGACTTGCAGCTGGGCAGCATCGAGCTGTTCTGCCTCGCCGCCGAAGCCAGCAGCTTCACCGCCGCCGCGCAGGTCGCCGGTGTCACGCCGGCCGCCGTGAGCCGCAGCATCTCGCGTTTGGAAGAACGCCTGGGCTCGCGGCTGTTTGTGCGCACCACCCGCAGCATTCGCCTGACTGACAGCGGTCGAACCTTCTTCGAGCAATGCCGCCAGGCCCTGACTCAACTGGTGGAAGCGCAGCAAGAGATGATGGGCGCGCAGGCCGTGCCGTCGGGCCTGTTGCGCATCAGCATTCCAACCACCTATGCCCATCACCGGTTGTTGCCGTTACTGCCGAAGTTTCGTGCGCTGTACCCGCAAGTCACGGTGGATGTTCACATCAGCAACCGCAATATCGATTTTGTCGCCGAAGGTTATGACCTGGCCGTGCGCGTGCGCGCCCAGCCGGACTCATCGCTGATTGCCCGCCTGTTGGAAGACGCCGAACTGGTGGTGGTGGCGTCTCCTACCTACTTGAAACGAGCCGGCGTCCCACAAACGCTGGAAGATTTACCCTCCCATGAATGCATCCAGTACGAACTGCCGAGCAATGGCCGTCGCATCTCATGGTTGTTTCAGGTAGACGGCAAGGCGCAGGAGTATGCAGGGGAGGCGGGGTACAGTTGTTCCGACGATGTGCTGGGCGGCGTGACCCTGGCCAAGCACGGGGCGGGGTTGTTCCAGACCTACAAGTTTATTGTCGAGCAGGAGCTTGCAAACGGCAGCCTGGTGCAGGTGTTACAACCGTTTGGTGGGCGCTCGCGGCCCTTTACCTTGCTGTATCCCCATGGGCGCTATGTGCCGCATCGGGTGCGGGCGTTTGTGGATTTCTTGATGCAATGTCGGGACGAATGGGCGGTGCGATAG
- a CDS encoding Hsp20 family protein: MATTLSLAPLFRHSVGFDRFNDLFESALRSEAGTTYPPHNVEKHGDDHYRIVIAAAGLVEDDLDIQVEKGVLTVAGGKREQNESITYLHQGIAQRAFRLSFRLVDHIEVQGAQLSNGLLSIDLLRVVPEEAKPKRIAIGSAAKADVKSISEQ, translated from the coding sequence ATGGCTACTACTCTTTCGTTGGCCCCACTGTTCCGTCATTCCGTCGGCTTTGACCGTTTCAACGATCTTTTCGAATCGGCGCTTCGTAGCGAGGCCGGTACCACCTACCCACCGCATAACGTCGAAAAGCATGGCGATGACCACTACCGAATCGTCATCGCGGCTGCAGGTTTGGTGGAGGACGACCTGGACATCCAGGTGGAAAAAGGCGTGCTGACCGTCGCCGGTGGCAAACGTGAACAGAACGAGAGCATCACTTACCTGCACCAGGGCATCGCCCAACGCGCGTTCCGCCTGTCGTTCCGCCTGGTCGACCACATCGAAGTGCAGGGCGCACAGCTTTCCAATGGCTTGCTGAGCATTGACCTGCTCAGGGTCGTACCGGAGGAAGCCAAGCCCAAGCGCATTGCGATTGGTAGTGCGGCCAAAGCTGATGTGAAATCCATCAGCGAGCAGTGA
- a CDS encoding ArsR/SmtB family transcription factor, with translation MDLLEIFKALSNRTRLEILKGLKDPEKNFPAQDEGDVHTVGVCVSSIQEGVGLSQSTVSDYLATLHRAGLIETRRIGQWTYYKRNEATISALAEIIGKEL, from the coding sequence ATGGACCTACTCGAAATATTCAAAGCCCTCTCAAACCGCACTCGACTTGAAATCCTGAAAGGTTTGAAGGATCCCGAAAAGAACTTCCCCGCGCAGGATGAAGGGGACGTTCATACGGTGGGCGTCTGTGTGAGCAGCATTCAAGAAGGCGTCGGGCTGTCGCAGTCGACGGTGTCCGATTACCTTGCCACGCTGCACCGAGCGGGCCTGATCGAAACCCGGCGCATCGGCCAGTGGACCTACTACAAGCGAAACGAAGCAACCATCAGTGCACTTGCCGAGATCATCGGCAAGGAACTGTAA
- a CDS encoding zinc-dependent alcohol dehydrogenase family protein, producing the protein MKAMILNSFGGPDSFELCEVPNPVPHSGQVLVRVHATSINPLDYQVRRGDYADLVQLPAITGHDISGVVEAVGPGVTNFAPGDEVWYTPQIFDGPGSYAEYHVAAESIIGKKPLALSHLEAASLSLVGGTAWEALTVRAELRVGESILIHGGAGGVGHIAIQLAKAIGARVFTTVREANAEFARSMGADVIIDYEKEDYVDAIMRETNGRGVDVVFDTIGGNTLSRSPDALAQLGRVVSIVDIAQPQNLVQAWGKNASYHFVFTRQNRGKLDELSTLVAQGQLRPHVGAVYALADMPLAHARLESPNNGLQGKIAIAVGPTAGAKP; encoded by the coding sequence ATGAAAGCGATGATCCTTAATTCATTTGGCGGCCCGGATTCGTTCGAACTCTGCGAAGTGCCCAATCCGGTGCCGCACTCCGGGCAAGTCCTGGTGCGGGTACATGCCACGTCCATCAATCCGTTGGATTATCAGGTGCGCCGTGGCGACTACGCCGACCTGGTGCAACTCCCCGCCATTACCGGCCACGACATCTCCGGCGTTGTCGAAGCGGTCGGGCCGGGCGTGACGAACTTCGCGCCAGGCGACGAAGTCTGGTACACCCCGCAGATATTCGACGGCCCCGGAAGTTATGCCGAATACCACGTGGCGGCCGAAAGCATTATCGGCAAGAAGCCGCTCGCACTGAGTCACCTTGAGGCGGCCAGCCTGAGCTTGGTCGGCGGGACGGCATGGGAAGCGCTGACCGTACGCGCAGAGCTTCGGGTTGGAGAAAGTATCCTGATACACGGCGGCGCTGGCGGCGTTGGCCATATAGCGATCCAACTGGCAAAGGCCATCGGCGCAAGGGTGTTCACCACCGTGCGCGAAGCCAACGCTGAGTTCGCACGCAGCATGGGCGCCGACGTGATCATCGACTACGAAAAGGAAGACTACGTCGACGCGATCATGCGGGAAACGAATGGACGCGGCGTTGATGTGGTGTTCGACACCATCGGCGGCAACACGCTATCGCGCAGCCCTGACGCGCTCGCACAACTGGGCCGCGTGGTCTCTATCGTCGACATCGCACAGCCGCAGAACCTGGTTCAGGCCTGGGGCAAGAATGCGAGTTATCACTTCGTGTTCACGAGGCAAAACCGCGGCAAGCTGGATGAGTTGAGCACGTTGGTTGCACAAGGTCAGTTGCGCCCACACGTCGGCGCCGTCTATGCGCTTGCCGACATGCCGCTCGCCCATGCGCGACTGGAAAGCCCCAACAATGGCCTCCAAGGAAAAATCGCGATAGCCGTTGGCCCCACTGCCGGAGCA